One Janthinobacterium sp. TB1-E2 genomic region harbors:
- the thpR gene encoding RNA 2',3'-cyclic phosphodiesterase, with amino-acid sequence MSPDTHCPRLFYALWPDAATRAALAAWQARLEGKPVRPDKLHLTLAFLGQRPASDLPPLLDILAHTPAHPMPLLFDHASHFTKLALAWAALAQPSPALLDLRAACMRNLAEQGLAPRFEHDRFTPHVTLARQAPPPAIGDFAPIAWLADELVLVESLKSSGDYRILASRKLS; translated from the coding sequence TTGTCGCCCGATACACACTGCCCCCGCCTGTTTTACGCGCTGTGGCCTGATGCGGCCACGCGCGCGGCCCTGGCCGCCTGGCAGGCGCGCCTGGAAGGCAAACCCGTGCGTCCGGACAAGCTGCACCTGACCCTGGCCTTCCTGGGCCAGCGCCCGGCCAGCGACCTGCCGCCCCTGCTGGACATTCTGGCGCACACACCGGCGCATCCCATGCCCCTGCTGTTCGATCACGCCAGCCATTTTACGAAGCTGGCGCTGGCCTGGGCCGCCCTGGCGCAGCCGTCGCCCGCCCTGCTGGACTTGCGCGCGGCCTGCATGCGTAACTTGGCGGAACAGGGACTGGCGCCCCGCTTCGAGCACGACCGTTTTACGCCGCACGTGACCCTGGCGCGCCAAGCGCCGCCGCCGGCCATCGGGGACTTCGCGCCCATCGCCTGGCTGGCGGACGAGCTGGTGCTGGTGGAATCGCTCAAGAGCAGCGGCGACTACCGCATCCTGGCCAGCAGGAAATTAAGCTAG
- the cysK gene encoding cysteine synthase A, with the protein MNIANDVTELIGNTPLVRINRIAAGSVATILAKLEFYNPAHSVKDRIGLAMIVAAEAAGKIHSDTVIVEPTSGNTGIALAMVCAARGYRCTLVMPDTMSRERRILLRAYGAELVLTPGSEGMLGAIRKAEELVAADPRYLMLQQFNNPANPAIHRATTAEEIWRDTDGQVDIVVAGVGTGGTITGIGEVLKERKPGLQVIAVEPEASPMLSKGTKGPHPIQGIGAGFVPQILNTAIYDEIICVKNDDAFATARLAASDEGLLVGISSGAALWAALQVARRPENAGKHIVTIIPSFGERYLSTALYAGLGD; encoded by the coding sequence ATGAACATCGCCAACGACGTCACTGAACTGATCGGCAACACCCCGCTGGTGCGCATCAACCGCATCGCCGCCGGCAGTGTGGCCACCATCCTGGCCAAACTCGAATTCTACAATCCCGCGCACAGCGTCAAGGACCGCATCGGCTTGGCCATGATCGTCGCCGCGGAAGCCGCAGGCAAGATCCATTCCGATACCGTCATCGTCGAGCCCACCAGCGGCAACACGGGCATCGCGCTGGCCATGGTATGCGCCGCGCGCGGCTACCGCTGCACCCTCGTCATGCCCGACACCATGAGCCGCGAACGCCGCATCCTGCTGCGCGCCTATGGCGCCGAGCTGGTGCTTACGCCCGGCAGCGAAGGCATGCTGGGTGCCATCCGCAAGGCCGAGGAACTGGTGGCGGCCGACCCGCGCTACCTGATGCTGCAGCAATTCAACAATCCCGCCAATCCCGCCATCCACCGCGCCACGACGGCCGAGGAAATCTGGCGCGACACGGATGGGCAAGTGGACATCGTCGTTGCCGGCGTGGGCACGGGCGGCACGATTACCGGCATCGGCGAAGTGCTGAAGGAACGCAAGCCCGGCCTGCAAGTGATCGCCGTGGAACCGGAAGCGTCGCCGATGCTGTCGAAGGGCACCAAGGGACCGCACCCGATCCAGGGCATCGGCGCCGGTTTCGTGCCGCAGATTTTGAACACGGCCATCTACGACGAAATCATTTGCGTCAAGAACGACGACGCCTTCGCCACGGCGCGCCTGGCCGCGAGCGATGAAGGCTTGCTGGTTGGCATCTCGTCGGGCGCCGCCTTGTGGGCTGCCCTGCAAGTGGCACGCCGTCCGGAAAACGCGGGCAAGCACATCGTCACCATCATCCCCTCGTTCGGCGAGCGCTACCTGAGCACGGCTTTGTACGCAGGCCTGGGCGACTGA
- a CDS encoding CinA family protein produces MSNELVPLSTAVGLALQAKGLLLATAESCTGGGVAQAVTDISGSSAWFERGFVTYSNGAKSGMLGVPAELIAAHGAVSEEVAAAMAQGSLVHSEAQVAVSTTGIAGPTGGVPGKPVGTVCFGWAMDGRVQTQRLVFSGDRQAVREQAVAHALRELLRFIQ; encoded by the coding sequence ATGAGCAACGAACTCGTCCCCCTCTCCACCGCAGTCGGCCTGGCCTTGCAGGCGAAAGGCCTGCTGCTGGCCACGGCCGAATCGTGCACGGGCGGCGGCGTGGCGCAGGCCGTCACCGATATCTCGGGCTCGAGCGCCTGGTTCGAACGGGGTTTCGTTACGTACTCCAACGGGGCCAAGAGCGGCATGCTGGGCGTGCCTGCCGAACTGATTGCCGCACACGGCGCCGTCAGCGAGGAAGTGGCCGCCGCCATGGCGCAAGGCAGCCTGGTCCACAGCGAAGCCCAGGTGGCCGTCTCGACCACGGGCATCGCCGGCCCCACGGGCGGCGTGCCGGGCAAGCCCGTCGGCACTGTCTGCTTCGGCTGGGCCATGGACGGGCGCGTGCAGACGCAGCGGCTGGTATTTTCGGGTGACCGCCAGGCCGTGCGCGAGCAGGCCGTGGCGCACGCGCTGCGCGAACTGCTGCGCTTTATCCAGTAG
- a CDS encoding FKBP-type peptidyl-prolyl cis-trans isomerase, whose amino-acid sequence MTRSSVLFALICSVAASLAQAQAPAPVPASAVSLSPGPVADKLILIDNKVGTGKEASVGSNVTVHYTGWLYRPLAKDSRGKKFDSSVGRGPFDFPLGKGMVIKGWDQGVAGMKVGGKRTLIIPGELAYGPRGAGNGDIPPNSALIFDVELLDVK is encoded by the coding sequence ATGACGCGTAGCTCCGTTTTGTTTGCCCTGATCTGCTCCGTCGCCGCGTCGCTGGCGCAGGCACAGGCGCCAGCGCCTGTTCCCGCCTCGGCCGTCTCGCTGAGCCCCGGCCCTGTCGCCGATAAATTGATCCTGATCGACAACAAGGTCGGCACGGGCAAGGAAGCGTCCGTCGGCAGTAACGTCACCGTGCACTACACGGGCTGGCTCTACCGTCCGCTGGCGAAAGATTCGCGCGGCAAGAAGTTCGACAGCTCCGTCGGTCGTGGCCCGTTTGACTTCCCGCTCGGCAAGGGCATGGTCATCAAGGGTTGGGACCAGGGCGTGGCCGGCATGAAAGTGGGCGGCAAGCGCACCCTGATCATTCCAGGCGAACTGGCCTACGGTCCGCGCGGCGCCGGCAATGGCGACATTCCGCCGAACTCGGCACTGATCTTCGACGTGGAATTGCTGGACGTGAAGTAA
- a CDS encoding GGDEF domain-containing protein, which produces MPISSLDKADIDRLNQQALSCLVGNRRQARRLAQMALAAAQRQQYARGGAYAELNHCWLAYYAGEAEPSCERLGAYFQHSGDLEGGMEVAALQGAYASRRGDFADAEQHFLQARSQAAQIPDSLHKFMLYARLGVDALNRGDTQDGPRNFLLALDIAERFGSPAHRVNSLSNLASSQHDLGNDEDAIPLLVEALEIIGTQKLKYQQTIVSANLAMCLLATGKPAEALALVEPFYEWPEEDLAVRAFLFCIAAHAAILLRQPDSALQLLLRAEEYARRGQDLEEQMHAWLVRGKLDLHAGQTAQALASLTQAHSLLSWTRNPFHQQQILRGLSDINAQLGEWQAAYGFLQQYQAAYEASSKSARASRSLMRNLEKEMHSLKAERDKALELQAARESENVKLEHLNRELAHQILHVNSLQDSLKEQAMRDHLTGLYNRRHFETCLNAILHEADADAPVAIAIIDLDFFKRVNDTYGHNFGDEVLIQFARLVEGQLRGTDMVCRYGGEEFCLLLREADSLIAAHKIDDIAARYRQLLIQQAPHSLTGCTFSAGIAEYPRHGAGRHELLMRADSALYAAKQAGRDRACIADATG; this is translated from the coding sequence GTGCCGATCTCCAGTCTCGATAAAGCCGACATTGACCGTCTAAATCAGCAAGCCCTGTCTTGCCTGGTCGGCAACCGCCGCCAGGCGCGCCGGCTGGCGCAGATGGCGCTGGCGGCCGCGCAACGGCAACAGTATGCGCGCGGCGGCGCGTATGCGGAACTCAATCATTGCTGGCTCGCGTATTACGCGGGCGAGGCCGAACCGTCATGCGAGCGCCTGGGCGCGTATTTCCAGCACAGCGGCGACCTGGAAGGGGGCATGGAAGTGGCCGCCCTGCAGGGCGCGTATGCGAGCCGGCGCGGCGATTTTGCCGATGCCGAGCAGCATTTCCTGCAGGCGCGCAGCCAGGCCGCGCAGATACCCGACTCGCTGCACAAATTCATGCTGTATGCGCGCCTGGGCGTCGATGCCCTGAACCGTGGCGATACGCAGGACGGCCCGCGCAATTTCCTGCTGGCGCTCGACATCGCCGAGCGCTTCGGCAGCCCCGCGCACCGGGTCAACAGCCTGTCGAACCTGGCGTCGTCGCAGCATGACCTGGGCAACGATGAAGACGCGATTCCCCTGCTGGTCGAGGCGCTCGAAATCATCGGCACGCAAAAGCTCAAATACCAGCAAACCATCGTGTCGGCCAACCTGGCCATGTGTTTATTGGCCACGGGCAAGCCGGCCGAGGCGCTGGCGCTGGTGGAACCGTTTTACGAGTGGCCGGAAGAAGACCTGGCCGTGCGCGCCTTTCTTTTCTGCATCGCCGCCCACGCCGCGATCCTGCTGCGCCAGCCCGACAGTGCCCTGCAATTGCTGTTGCGGGCCGAAGAGTACGCGCGCCGGGGTCAGGACCTGGAAGAGCAGATGCATGCGTGGCTGGTGCGCGGCAAGCTGGACTTGCACGCGGGCCAGACGGCGCAGGCGCTGGCGTCGCTGACGCAGGCGCACAGCCTGCTGAGCTGGACGCGCAATCCGTTTCACCAGCAGCAGATCCTGCGCGGCTTGTCCGACATCAATGCCCAGCTGGGCGAATGGCAGGCGGCGTATGGTTTCCTGCAGCAATACCAGGCCGCGTACGAGGCCAGCAGCAAGTCGGCGCGCGCGTCGCGCAGCCTGATGCGCAATCTGGAAAAGGAAATGCACAGCCTGAAAGCCGAGCGCGACAAGGCGCTGGAGCTGCAGGCCGCGCGCGAATCGGAAAACGTCAAGCTCGAACACCTGAACCGCGAACTGGCGCACCAGATCCTGCACGTCAATTCCCTGCAGGATAGCCTGAAGGAGCAGGCCATGCGCGACCACCTGACGGGCCTGTACAACCGCCGCCATTTTGAAACCTGCCTCAATGCTATCCTGCACGAGGCCGATGCGGATGCGCCCGTGGCCATCGCCATCATCGACCTGGATTTTTTCAAGCGCGTCAACGATACCTACGGGCACAACTTTGGCGACGAAGTGCTGATCCAGTTCGCGCGCCTGGTGGAAGGCCAGCTGCGCGGCACCGATATGGTCTGCCGCTATGGCGGCGAGGAATTCTGCCTGCTGTTGCGCGAAGCCGACAGCCTCATCGCGGCGCACAAGATCGACGATATCGCCGCGCGTTACCGCCAGCTGCTGATCCAGCAGGCGCCGCACAGCTTGACGGGCTGTACCTTTTCGGCCGGCATCGCCGAATATCCGCGCCACGGCGCCGGCCGCCACGAATTGCTGATGCGCGCCGATAGCGCGCTGTATGCGGCCAAGCAGGCGGGCCGCGACCGCGCCTGCATCGCCGACGCTACTGGATAA
- a CDS encoding SGNH/GDSL hydrolase family protein yields MQRLSLFPAILLSLALSAPAAHAVDPAPSWLASWTASPHAVWSSDFLFPSNVPAVLHGQTVRQVARLSVGGPRVRIVLSNAYGKVPLRIGAATVALASSGSAIEAGSLRTLTFSGQPAASVAPGAPLVSDPVDLSVPDLARLTVSIHLPQASPVSTFHWDGRETAWIAPQDQTRAARIDDAPGMQTTTARLLLSAIQVEAAPGAQGAQTVAILGDSITDGATASLGMDARWPDFLAKRLAPHGVAVINAGISGARLLSDGMGDNAQARFERDVLAQPGVRTVIVLLGINDISWPGTAFAPRSKRPTLEELTNGYTQLIAQAHSRGVRVIAATLTPFEGALPGTPLSNYYQPEKDALRQQLNAWIRASGSFDAVLDFDALARDPAHTLRLLPAYDSGDHRHPGDAGNRALAEGTDLSRLFTNQSPRPAYKAVLR; encoded by the coding sequence ATGCAACGATTGTCCCTCTTCCCCGCCATCCTGCTGAGCCTGGCGCTGAGTGCTCCCGCCGCTCATGCGGTCGATCCCGCACCCTCCTGGCTGGCCAGCTGGACGGCCAGCCCCCACGCCGTGTGGAGCAGCGATTTCCTGTTCCCCAGCAATGTACCCGCCGTGCTGCACGGGCAAACCGTGCGCCAAGTGGCGCGCCTCAGCGTGGGCGGCCCGCGCGTGCGCATCGTGCTGTCGAATGCGTATGGCAAGGTGCCGCTACGCATCGGCGCGGCCACCGTGGCGCTGGCCTCTTCCGGTTCGGCCATCGAAGCGGGCAGCCTGCGCACGCTCACATTTTCCGGCCAGCCGGCAGCCAGCGTGGCGCCGGGCGCGCCGCTCGTCAGCGACCCCGTTGACCTGTCCGTGCCGGACCTGGCTCGCCTGACGGTGAGCATCCACCTGCCGCAAGCCAGTCCCGTCTCCACGTTTCACTGGGATGGGCGCGAGACGGCGTGGATCGCCCCGCAGGACCAGACGCGGGCCGCGCGCATCGATGACGCGCCTGGCATGCAGACCACCACGGCGCGCCTTTTACTGAGTGCCATCCAGGTGGAAGCGGCGCCGGGGGCGCAGGGAGCGCAAACTGTGGCCATCCTCGGCGATTCAATTACCGATGGCGCCACTGCCAGCCTGGGGATGGATGCGCGCTGGCCCGATTTCCTGGCCAAGCGTCTGGCGCCGCACGGCGTGGCCGTGATCAATGCGGGCATTTCCGGCGCGCGGCTGTTGTCCGACGGCATGGGAGACAATGCCCAGGCCCGCTTCGAACGCGACGTGCTGGCGCAACCAGGCGTGCGCACGGTGATCGTCTTGTTGGGAATCAATGACATCAGCTGGCCCGGCACGGCGTTTGCGCCACGGTCAAAACGGCCGACGTTGGAGGAGTTAACAAACGGCTACACCCAACTGATCGCCCAGGCGCACAGCCGTGGTGTGCGCGTGATCGCGGCCACCCTGACGCCATTCGAAGGCGCCCTGCCCGGCACGCCCTTGAGCAACTATTACCAGCCAGAAAAAGATGCGCTGCGCCAGCAATTGAATGCGTGGATACGCGCCAGCGGCAGCTTTGATGCGGTGCTCGACTTCGACGCATTGGCGCGCGATCCGGCGCACACGCTGCGCCTGCTGCCCGCCTACGACTCGGGCGACCACCGGCACCCGGGCGACGCAGGCAACCGGGCGCTGGCGGAAGGGACAGACCTGTCCCGACTATTTACAAATCAGTCGCCCAGGCCTGCGTACAAAGCCGTGCTCAGGTAG
- a CDS encoding YfiR family protein — protein sequence MVILNWTWWRHPGPLRRPARGAACRSLRWGWLLLLLGVLCADARSQVPGELERQVKAGYLYKFAGYVEWPDGSFARPDSPLVIGVAGADALAEQLEQSVAGHSVNGRAVQVKKVRRGEALAGLHVLYLGALEKTALQEMLAASRGLALLTVSDSDEVYAMGSMINFVMAEDKVRFDVALKPVAQAHIRISARMLLAAYRVQTGGA from the coding sequence ATGGTAATTCTGAACTGGACCTGGTGGCGTCATCCTGGCCCCTTGCGCCGCCCCGCGCGCGGCGCCGCTTGCCGTTCCCTGCGCTGGGGCTGGCTATTGCTGCTTTTGGGCGTGCTGTGCGCCGATGCGCGATCGCAGGTGCCGGGGGAGCTGGAACGCCAGGTCAAGGCCGGGTATCTGTACAAGTTCGCCGGCTATGTCGAATGGCCTGACGGCAGCTTTGCCCGGCCCGACTCGCCGCTGGTGATCGGCGTGGCGGGCGCCGATGCGCTGGCCGAGCAGCTCGAACAGAGCGTGGCCGGGCATAGCGTCAACGGCCGTGCCGTGCAGGTGAAGAAAGTACGCCGCGGCGAAGCGCTGGCCGGGCTGCACGTGCTGTACCTGGGCGCGCTGGAGAAAACGGCGCTGCAGGAAATGCTGGCCGCCAGCCGTGGCCTGGCGTTGCTGACGGTGTCCGATTCGGATGAGGTCTACGCGATGGGCAGCATGATCAATTTTGTGATGGCCGAAGACAAGGTCCGCTTCGACGTGGCCTTGAAACCCGTGGCGCAGGCGCATATCCGCATCAGCGCGCGCATGCTGCTGGCCGCCTACCGCGTGCAGACTGGGGGCGCCTAG
- a CDS encoding LysR family transcriptional regulator, with product MARLEVNRSGELEVFVRVVELGGFSAAARACGMTPSAVSKLVSRLEERLGARLLNRSTRQLQLTAEGCGLYERGQHVLAALDEAERCAGVQDVPRGRIKVNANVPFGQHFLLPLAPLFLERYPEVTLDIVLTDAVVDILEQRTDVAVRAGPLKSSSLLARKLGQTRMAIVASPAYLARRGTPLTATDLASHNLLDANYVRARSGWPLRLPEGDIVVPVAGNAQASDGEALRQLALAGLGLARLAAFQVRADIAAGRLQAVLEECNPGDSEEVHAVFVGQGGHVPLRVRVFLDFLAQHVDLG from the coding sequence ATGGCCAGACTGGAAGTGAACCGCTCCGGCGAGCTGGAAGTGTTCGTGCGCGTGGTCGAGCTGGGCGGCTTTTCCGCCGCCGCGCGCGCTTGCGGCATGACGCCGTCGGCCGTCAGCAAGCTCGTCTCGCGGCTCGAAGAGCGCCTGGGCGCGCGCCTGCTGAACCGCTCCACGCGCCAGCTGCAGCTGACGGCCGAGGGTTGCGGCCTGTACGAACGGGGACAGCACGTGCTGGCGGCGCTGGACGAGGCCGAGCGCTGCGCGGGCGTGCAGGACGTGCCGCGCGGCAGAATCAAGGTCAATGCGAACGTGCCCTTCGGCCAGCATTTCTTGTTGCCGCTGGCGCCGTTGTTTCTCGAACGCTATCCCGAGGTGACGCTCGACATCGTGCTCACGGACGCCGTGGTCGATATCCTCGAGCAGCGCACGGACGTGGCCGTGCGGGCGGGGCCATTGAAAAGTTCCAGCCTGCTGGCGCGCAAGCTCGGCCAGACGCGCATGGCCATCGTGGCATCGCCAGCCTACCTGGCGCGGCGCGGCACGCCGTTGACTGCCACCGACCTGGCATCGCACAACTTGCTCGACGCCAATTACGTGCGCGCCCGCTCGGGCTGGCCGCTGCGCCTGCCCGAGGGCGACATCGTCGTGCCCGTCGCGGGCAATGCGCAAGCGAGCGATGGCGAAGCCTTGCGGCAACTGGCGCTGGCGGGACTGGGGCTGGCACGCCTGGCCGCTTTCCAGGTGCGCGCCGATATCGCGGCCGGCCGGCTGCAGGCCGTGCTGGAAGAGTGCAATCCCGGCGACAGCGAGGAAGTGCATGCCGTGTTCGTGGGGCAAGGCGGGCATGTGCCGCTGCGCGTGCGCGTGTTTCTCGATTTCCTGGCGCAGCACGTCGACCTTGGCTGA
- a CDS encoding DUF2809 domain-containing protein: MFLVKPERRRLLQVGATVAVIALGLASRAFPQFVPAALGKYPGDALWAMMIVFALGIVATRMRTWQLALTALLICFAVEFGQLYQAPWIVALRAHPLGHLVLGSAFGWVDLIAYTAGVAIAALVDQAALFKRR; encoded by the coding sequence ATGTTCCTGGTAAAACCTGAACGCCGCCGCCTGCTGCAGGTGGGCGCAACCGTGGCTGTCATCGCGCTGGGCCTGGCCTCGCGCGCCTTTCCCCAATTCGTCCCTGCCGCGCTCGGCAAGTATCCGGGCGACGCCCTGTGGGCCATGATGATCGTCTTTGCGCTGGGCATTGTCGCCACGCGCATGCGCACGTGGCAGCTGGCGCTGACGGCCTTGCTGATCTGCTTTGCCGTGGAATTCGGCCAGCTATACCAGGCGCCGTGGATCGTCGCGTTGCGCGCGCATCCGCTGGGACACCTGGTGCTGGGTTCCGCCTTCGGCTGGGTCGACCTGATCGCCTACACGGCGGGCGTGGCGATCGCGGCGCTGGTGGATCAAGCGGCGCTGTTCAAGCGCCGCTAA
- a CDS encoding pitrilysin family protein, protein MKPIKLLAIPALLLSLYGAPLTLAHAADAADAAVTTGATSVPHIAYEKYTLPNGLDVILVEDHKLPVTAVNIWYHVGPANEAPGLTGFAHLFEHMMFAATKHVPRGMADQLLEGAGATDSNGSTDFDRTNYFDTVPSNQLELALWTHSDRMGYLLDVLDQTALTNQQDVVRNERRQSVENAPYGIVQEALYHQLFPKTHPYYASVIGSHADIQNAKLADIKDFFTKYYGPNNASLVIAGDIDKAKTKELVNKYFGSFKSGPAVPKPNVVTPPITQERRIVVQDRVELPRVFMAWLTPSAYTRDDAELSMAAHILAGGKSSRLYKSLVYDKQIAQDVGASQGSNALTSIFTIDATARPGRKPEEIEQALQAELEQLRAKGPTEKELERARNSIETSMLSQVEKMGGHGVANLLNEYNQYVGDPGYLAKDIERYRQVTVAGVQRAVDQYLKNQSRVVVYGVPGTPDLGAEVPTPAPGKVKPAPGTAINADEPWRNAVPKADPAPKIVLPQGKSFTLANGLTVIHHYNGAVPLVSSQLVVKSGSGANPLAQPGLSSFTAQLLQEGTATRSAPQIADDVAQLGALLNTGSGVDASFAQLTSLKATFPQALDVLADVVLHPQFPQEEVERQRASRIGELAQQRENAGAVAARVEAAALYGPQHPYGYIQLGTEAALKAASRADLQGFWQQHYLPNNAALIVSGDIGEAELKALAEAKFGSWKAGTVAPSVAAAPQTTKAKLILVDKPGAPQTAVRLSTIAVPRATPDYAPLQVMNAALGGLFTSRLNTNLREEKGYTYGVRSQFQYRNQPGPFSIAASVRTDVTGPAVSETVREIRAMIAKPLPRQELANARNSQVLSLPGQFETNASISASMANTYIYGLGLDYYTTLPQRFASVTDKQVQQVAKKYLQPEKLIVIGVGDKAKIAPQLSKLKLAPVELRDAEGNVK, encoded by the coding sequence ATGAAACCGATCAAACTGCTGGCCATTCCCGCCCTGCTGCTGTCGCTGTACGGCGCCCCGCTCACCCTCGCCCATGCTGCCGATGCGGCCGATGCGGCCGTCACGACAGGGGCGACGTCCGTGCCCCATATCGCCTACGAGAAATACACTTTGCCGAACGGCCTCGACGTGATTCTCGTGGAAGACCATAAATTGCCCGTCACGGCCGTCAACATCTGGTACCACGTGGGACCGGCGAATGAAGCGCCGGGCCTGACGGGCTTTGCGCATTTGTTCGAGCACATGATGTTTGCCGCCACCAAGCACGTGCCGCGCGGCATGGCCGACCAGTTGCTCGAAGGCGCGGGCGCCACCGATTCGAACGGCAGCACGGATTTCGACCGCACCAATTATTTCGACACGGTGCCATCGAACCAGCTGGAACTGGCCCTGTGGACGCATTCCGACCGCATGGGCTATCTGCTCGACGTGCTCGACCAGACGGCGCTGACGAACCAGCAGGACGTCGTGCGCAACGAGCGCCGCCAGAGCGTGGAGAATGCGCCGTACGGCATCGTGCAGGAAGCCTTGTACCATCAGCTGTTTCCCAAGACCCACCCGTATTACGCCAGCGTCATCGGTTCGCATGCGGACATCCAGAACGCGAAACTGGCCGACATCAAGGATTTCTTCACCAAATACTATGGTCCCAACAACGCCAGCCTCGTGATTGCAGGCGACATCGACAAGGCGAAGACCAAGGAACTGGTCAACAAATACTTCGGCAGCTTCAAGAGCGGCCCGGCCGTGCCAAAACCGAATGTCGTGACGCCGCCCATCACGCAGGAACGCCGCATCGTGGTACAGGACCGGGTCGAGTTGCCGCGCGTCTTCATGGCCTGGCTGACGCCGTCCGCCTACACCAGGGACGACGCGGAACTGTCGATGGCCGCGCACATCCTGGCCGGCGGCAAGTCCAGCCGTTTATATAAATCCCTCGTGTACGACAAGCAGATCGCGCAGGACGTGGGCGCCAGCCAGGGCTCGAACGCCCTCACGTCGATTTTCACCATCGACGCGACGGCGCGCCCGGGCCGCAAGCCCGAGGAAATCGAGCAAGCCTTGCAGGCGGAGCTGGAACAATTGCGCGCCAAGGGCCCGACCGAGAAGGAACTGGAGCGCGCGCGCAACAGCATCGAGACGAGCATGCTGAGCCAAGTGGAAAAAATGGGCGGCCACGGCGTGGCCAACTTGCTCAACGAATACAACCAGTACGTGGGCGACCCCGGTTACCTGGCCAAGGATATCGAACGCTACCGCCAGGTGACGGTGGCCGGCGTGCAGCGCGCCGTCGACCAGTACCTGAAGAACCAGTCGCGCGTGGTGGTCTATGGCGTGCCCGGCACGCCGGACCTGGGCGCGGAAGTGCCGACGCCGGCGCCGGGCAAGGTCAAGCCTGCGCCTGGCACGGCCATCAATGCGGACGAACCATGGCGCAATGCCGTGCCGAAGGCCGATCCCGCACCGAAGATTGTTTTACCGCAAGGAAAATCGTTCACCCTGGCGAACGGCCTGACCGTGATCCACCACTACAACGGGGCCGTGCCGCTCGTGTCCAGCCAGCTTGTGGTGAAAAGCGGCTCGGGCGCCAATCCGCTGGCGCAGCCGGGCTTGTCGAGCTTTACGGCGCAATTGCTGCAGGAAGGCACGGCCACGCGCAGCGCGCCGCAGATCGCCGACGACGTGGCGCAGCTGGGCGCCCTGCTCAATACCGGCTCCGGCGTGGACGCGTCGTTCGCCCAGCTGACGTCGCTCAAAGCCACGTTCCCGCAAGCGCTCGACGTGCTGGCCGACGTGGTGCTGCACCCGCAATTCCCCCAGGAAGAAGTCGAGCGCCAGCGCGCCAGCCGCATCGGTGAACTGGCGCAGCAGCGCGAAAACGCGGGCGCCGTGGCGGCCAGAGTGGAAGCGGCAGCCCTGTATGGCCCGCAGCATCCATATGGCTACATCCAGCTGGGCACGGAAGCAGCCTTGAAAGCGGCCAGCCGCGCCGACCTGCAAGGTTTCTGGCAGCAGCATTACCTGCCGAACAATGCGGCGCTGATCGTTTCGGGCGATATCGGCGAGGCGGAATTGAAGGCGCTGGCCGAAGCGAAGTTTGGCAGCTGGAAGGCAGGCACGGTGGCGCCATCCGTGGCTGCGGCGCCGCAGACGACGAAGGCAAAATTGATTTTGGTCGACAAGCCGGGTGCGCCGCAAACGGCCGTGCGCCTGTCAACCATCGCCGTGCCGCGCGCCACGCCCGATTACGCGCCGCTGCAAGTGATGAACGCAGCCTTGGGCGGTTTGTTTACCAGCCGCCTGAACACCAACTTGCGCGAAGAAAAGGGGTACACCTATGGCGTGCGTTCGCAATTCCAGTACCGCAATCAGCCTGGACCGTTCTCGATTGCCGCCAGCGTGCGCACCGATGTGACGGGCCCGGCCGTATCGGAAACCGTCAGGGAAATCCGCGCCATGATCGCAAAACCCTTGCCTCGCCAAGAACTGGCGAATGCGCGCAACTCGCAAGTGCTGTCCTTGCCCGGCCAGTTCGAGACGAATGCCAGCATCAGCGCCAGCATGGCCAACACGTATATCTACGGCCTGGGCCTCGACTACTACACGACCTTGCCGCAGCGCTTTGCCAGCGTGACGGACAAGCAGGTGCAGCAGGTGGCGAAGAAATACCTGCAGCCGGAAAAGCTGATCGTCATCGGCGTGGGCGACAAGGCGAAGATCGCTCCGCAATTGTCGAAGCTGAAGCTGGCGCCCGTCGAATTGCGCGACGCGGAAGGTAACGTCAAGTAA